Proteins encoded within one genomic window of Mycolicibacterium monacense:
- a CDS encoding SDR family NAD(P)-dependent oxidoreductase yields MIDFKDQVAIVTGAGRGLGRLYALELARRGAAVVVNDLGGTMHGEGSDASVADQVVEEITQGGGRAVASYDSVDSPEGGQSIVDAAVDAFGRVDAVVSNAGIFNSIPFDQLTADDWRRMLSVHLDGGFYLSQPAFKVMAKQKSGRFVFISSSAGNFGQPMEAHYAAAKTGLVGLSNVIAIEGAEHGILSNTVLPTGFSRMVTETVGDEKFLAESGFMRAIRAELVVPLVVFLASRACESTHRNYSACAGRYARVFVGLSEGWLADAETQPTADDILAHLDAISATEKFIVPDSIVDEVLEVCDRRGISPMPDNAEVAFPESAKK; encoded by the coding sequence GTGATTGATTTCAAAGACCAGGTGGCGATCGTCACCGGCGCCGGACGCGGGCTCGGCCGGCTCTACGCGCTCGAACTGGCGCGGCGCGGCGCGGCGGTCGTCGTCAACGACCTGGGCGGCACGATGCACGGAGAGGGATCCGACGCCAGTGTCGCCGACCAGGTGGTCGAGGAGATCACCCAGGGCGGCGGCCGCGCCGTGGCGTCCTACGATTCGGTCGACAGTCCCGAAGGCGGCCAGTCCATCGTCGACGCCGCCGTCGACGCCTTCGGCCGCGTCGACGCCGTCGTCAGCAACGCGGGCATCTTCAACAGCATCCCGTTCGACCAGCTCACCGCCGACGATTGGCGTCGGATGCTCAGCGTCCACCTCGATGGCGGCTTCTACCTCAGCCAGCCCGCGTTCAAGGTCATGGCGAAGCAGAAATCCGGCCGGTTCGTCTTCATCTCATCGTCGGCAGGCAACTTCGGCCAGCCGATGGAGGCTCATTACGCCGCGGCCAAGACCGGTCTGGTGGGGCTGTCGAACGTCATCGCCATTGAGGGCGCCGAACACGGCATTCTCTCGAACACCGTTCTGCCCACCGGGTTCTCACGAATGGTGACCGAGACGGTCGGCGACGAGAAGTTCCTCGCCGAATCCGGCTTCATGCGCGCCATCCGGGCTGAACTCGTCGTTCCGCTCGTGGTTTTCCTCGCAAGTCGCGCGTGTGAATCCACCCATCGCAACTACTCCGCATGCGCGGGCCGCTACGCGCGAGTCTTCGTCGGGCTCAGCGAAGGTTGGCTGGCCGACGCCGAGACCCAGCCGACCGCCGACGACATCCTTGCACACCTCGACGCGATATCGGCAACCGAGAAGTTCATCGTGCCTGACTCCATCGTCGACGAAGTCCTCGAGGTCTGCGATCGCCGTGGCATCAGCCCCATGCCGGACAACGCCGAGGTCGCTTTCCCGGAATCCGCCAAGAAGTAA
- a CDS encoding ABC transporter substrate-binding protein, whose protein sequence is MSYESTAEPIKVGYLMDFKLPPGFPEELMASFTRCFDLIFEEAHERGLMDRPVQMIYREVEGLPKGSVKAVIDAYGELVDEGCLVVFGPNITDNCVATKEAIEERFKVPAISVTGTDDWLGEWTFAFPQGSMTDEPIFLVDLMAKRGLKEIGVLVEQSLIGESYLKNLRSACSRRGLRIVAEVSIAQTAQDINDAVLALHDAKAEAIVHLGFGFGIVFINPALEAVNWDPPRFTTTAFQNAWVNPIIWNAFLGWTGVDQYDEGNPIGQDFLDRYAKKYDGSRPEYCVSVVNRDVAATLVRAFTDAHPLSPRGVKEALERVKMLPAASGAPGTRVSFGKWTRRAWMGAGYLVARTLDPDGTNSHLVDRFGEES, encoded by the coding sequence ATGTCCTACGAAAGCACCGCCGAGCCGATCAAGGTCGGCTACCTCATGGACTTCAAGCTGCCGCCCGGGTTCCCCGAGGAGTTGATGGCCTCATTCACCCGATGCTTCGATCTGATCTTCGAGGAGGCGCACGAGCGGGGGCTGATGGATCGGCCGGTACAGATGATCTATCGCGAGGTGGAGGGTCTGCCGAAGGGATCGGTCAAGGCGGTCATCGATGCCTACGGCGAACTGGTCGACGAGGGCTGCCTGGTTGTGTTCGGACCCAACATCACCGACAACTGCGTGGCGACCAAGGAGGCGATCGAGGAACGCTTCAAGGTGCCGGCGATCAGCGTCACCGGAACCGACGACTGGCTGGGTGAGTGGACGTTCGCCTTCCCGCAGGGCTCCATGACCGACGAGCCGATCTTCCTTGTCGATCTGATGGCCAAGCGCGGGCTGAAAGAGATCGGCGTCCTGGTCGAGCAAAGCCTCATCGGTGAGAGTTATCTGAAGAACCTGCGAAGTGCGTGTTCCCGCAGGGGTCTTCGCATCGTCGCCGAGGTCAGCATCGCTCAGACCGCCCAGGACATCAACGACGCCGTCCTCGCTCTGCACGACGCCAAGGCCGAGGCGATCGTGCACCTCGGCTTCGGTTTCGGGATCGTCTTCATCAACCCCGCGCTGGAGGCGGTCAACTGGGACCCACCGCGTTTCACCACCACCGCGTTCCAGAACGCGTGGGTCAATCCGATCATCTGGAATGCGTTCCTGGGTTGGACCGGCGTCGACCAGTACGACGAGGGCAACCCCATCGGACAGGACTTCCTCGACCGCTATGCGAAGAAGTACGACGGCAGTCGCCCGGAATATTGCGTATCGGTGGTGAACCGCGACGTCGCCGCGACTCTGGTGCGCGCGTTCACCGATGCGCATCCGCTGAGTCCGCGGGGAGTCAAGGAGGCCCTCGAGCGGGTCAAGATGCTGCCCGCGGCCTCGGGCGCGCCGGGAACCCGGGTCTCCTTCGGCAAATGGACGCGGCGGGCGTGGATGGGCGCCGGCTATCTGGTCGCCCGGACGCTCGACCCCGACGGCACCAACTCCCATCTCGTCGATCGCTTCGGAGAGGAGTCCTGA
- a CDS encoding acyl-CoA dehydrogenase family protein has product MDFSYPQEAEQFRKDLRTWLSAHLTRNVIDSDSRRGADDDAFQTLRAWNATMADAGWAAVSWPSDYGGRDATPVEQLIYAEETTRARVPLPLNIIGMNNIAPAIIQYGTESQKATLLPRMLRADDIWCQGMSEPEAGSDLASLRTRAVRDGDDFVVSGQKIWTSLGHRADWCQLFVRTDPDAPKHKGISCFIVDMSSPGIEARPLVTLNGAADFAEVFFNDVRVPAGALLGPLNKGWHVATTTLSFERAGAARLYAEMQLRLTDLAADLAVNCGTGTGSLDEPSVLQRLGELDLRIKNLEVLCQRSISAGMHGGDPFATASLAKTVWGEIGKDLAALAFDTVDAGSAAQKWDEFRLTSHALTIAGGTTQINKNITAQRVLGLPRS; this is encoded by the coding sequence GTGGATTTCTCATACCCGCAAGAAGCTGAACAATTTCGGAAAGACCTGCGCACATGGCTGTCTGCGCACCTGACCCGGAACGTGATCGACAGCGACTCCCGACGCGGCGCAGATGACGACGCCTTCCAGACGTTGCGCGCCTGGAACGCGACCATGGCCGACGCCGGCTGGGCAGCGGTGTCATGGCCATCGGACTACGGCGGGCGTGACGCAACGCCAGTGGAGCAACTGATTTACGCCGAGGAAACGACCCGGGCACGAGTTCCGCTGCCGTTGAACATCATCGGGATGAACAACATTGCCCCGGCGATCATCCAATACGGCACCGAGTCCCAGAAGGCCACCCTGCTCCCCCGCATGCTGCGCGCCGACGACATCTGGTGTCAGGGGATGTCCGAACCCGAAGCCGGTTCGGATCTGGCGTCGTTGCGCACCCGAGCGGTCCGCGACGGTGACGACTTCGTGGTGTCCGGCCAGAAGATCTGGACCTCGCTCGGCCATCGCGCGGACTGGTGCCAGCTGTTCGTCCGGACGGATCCGGATGCGCCCAAGCACAAAGGGATTTCGTGCTTCATCGTGGACATGTCGTCGCCGGGCATCGAGGCGCGCCCGCTCGTCACGCTCAACGGCGCAGCCGATTTTGCCGAGGTCTTCTTCAACGATGTCCGGGTACCCGCAGGCGCACTCCTCGGTCCTTTGAACAAGGGCTGGCACGTCGCCACCACCACGCTGAGCTTCGAACGCGCCGGCGCGGCCCGGCTGTACGCCGAGATGCAACTGCGGCTCACCGACCTCGCCGCGGATCTCGCCGTGAACTGCGGCACCGGCACCGGCTCACTCGACGAACCGTCCGTCCTGCAGCGGTTGGGCGAGCTCGACCTGCGAATCAAGAACCTCGAAGTGCTCTGTCAGCGTTCGATCTCCGCGGGAATGCACGGCGGGGACCCGTTCGCGACGGCAAGCCTGGCCAAAACGGTCTGGGGTGAGATCGGCAAGGACCTCGCCGCACTGGCCTTCGACACAGTGGACGCCGGCAGTGCGGCTCAAAAGTGGGACGAGTTCCGCCTGACATCCCACGCGCTGACGATCGCCGGCGGCACCACGCAGATCAACAAGAACATCACCGCTCAACGCGTGCTGGGGTTGCCCCGCTCATGA
- a CDS encoding CbbQ/NirQ/NorQ/GpvN family protein has product MAAEIGLAYQNHAMPQTESPRPYYQAVGNEETVFKAAYRQGLSLVLKGPTGCGKTRFVEAMAHDLGRELITVACHDDLTTADLVGRFLLKGDETVWVDGPLTRAVREGAICYLDEVVEARQDTTVVLHPLGDHRRQLPIERLGITLDAAPGFGLVVSYNPGYQSVLKDLKDSTRQRMVAIEFGFPAPEVEEGIVAREAGVDHATAAELVRFGQAIRRLETGGLREVASTRVLIAAGRLVREGLTMQEAARAAIAGPLTDDMQVARGLHEMIDIYLGQQAGSDD; this is encoded by the coding sequence ATGGCCGCCGAGATAGGGCTCGCGTATCAGAATCACGCAATGCCGCAGACCGAGTCACCGCGCCCGTACTACCAGGCCGTCGGTAATGAGGAGACGGTCTTCAAGGCGGCCTATCGGCAGGGGCTGTCGTTGGTCCTGAAGGGGCCGACGGGGTGCGGGAAGACCCGCTTCGTCGAGGCGATGGCCCACGACCTCGGCCGGGAGCTGATCACCGTCGCATGCCATGACGACCTCACTACCGCCGACCTCGTCGGCCGTTTCCTGCTGAAGGGTGACGAGACGGTATGGGTCGACGGTCCGCTGACGCGCGCGGTGCGCGAAGGTGCGATCTGCTATCTCGACGAGGTCGTCGAAGCGCGCCAGGACACCACCGTCGTCCTGCACCCGCTCGGTGACCACCGGCGCCAACTTCCGATCGAACGCCTCGGAATCACGTTGGACGCGGCGCCGGGGTTCGGCCTTGTCGTGTCGTACAACCCCGGTTACCAGAGCGTGCTCAAGGATCTCAAGGACTCCACCCGGCAACGTATGGTCGCCATCGAGTTCGGATTCCCGGCGCCCGAGGTCGAGGAGGGCATCGTCGCCCGCGAGGCCGGTGTGGATCACGCGACCGCGGCCGAACTGGTCCGGTTCGGTCAGGCGATCCGTCGACTGGAGACCGGGGGACTGCGTGAGGTCGCATCAACGCGTGTGCTCATCGCAGCGGGCCGGTTGGTTCGCGAAGGTCTGACGATGCAGGAGGCTGCCAGGGCGGCAATCGCCGGGCCGCTCACCGACGATATGCAGGTGGCGCGTGGCCTGCACGAGATGATCGACATCTACCTCGGCCAACAGGCCGGATCCGACGATTGA
- a CDS encoding aldehyde dehydrogenase family protein: protein MPDVNVTSESRMLIDGKLVDGEAGTFINVNPANEEVLGEVADASRADMQRAIDAARRAFDETDWSTNGELRKRCLLQLHEAIEGELAELREELILEAGAPRAVTYGPQLDAPLEDGLKYPARLIDEFTWETDLGDKVVSVTGVNTRRKVWHEPVGVVGAIVPWNFPFEVTVNKLGPALAAGNTVVLKPAPNTPFNATRLGRLIAEKTDFPAGVVNVVTASDHFVGEELTISPKVDMISFTGSTVVGKRIMEKGAATMKRLFLELGGKSATIVLEDADFNTACLIGIGPLMHAGQGCAAPTRMLLPRSRYDEGVALLKALYENMRAADPQDPGTICGPVISGRQQARILGYIQRGVDEGATLLVGSTEAPKEFDKGFWVSPTLFTDVDNSMTIAQEEIFGPVLVVIPYEDEEDAIRIANDSVYGLAGNVMSSSLDRSLAVARRLRAGFIGLNGTAGYGADTPFGGYKDSGVGRQNGIVGFSQYTEVKSVAYPADERLREEQ from the coding sequence ATGCCTGATGTGAATGTGACGTCCGAGTCGCGGATGTTGATCGACGGCAAACTCGTCGACGGTGAGGCGGGAACCTTCATCAATGTCAACCCCGCGAACGAGGAGGTGCTCGGCGAGGTCGCCGACGCGTCGAGAGCGGATATGCAGCGGGCGATCGACGCTGCGCGCCGGGCGTTCGACGAGACGGACTGGTCCACCAACGGCGAACTCCGCAAGCGCTGCCTGCTGCAGTTGCACGAAGCGATCGAAGGCGAGTTGGCGGAGTTGCGCGAGGAGCTCATCCTCGAAGCGGGCGCGCCGCGCGCGGTGACCTACGGCCCGCAGTTGGACGCGCCGCTCGAAGACGGGCTGAAATATCCTGCGCGGCTGATCGACGAATTCACTTGGGAGACCGATCTCGGCGACAAGGTCGTCTCGGTAACCGGTGTGAACACCCGACGCAAAGTGTGGCACGAACCGGTCGGGGTCGTCGGCGCCATCGTGCCGTGGAACTTTCCGTTCGAGGTCACCGTCAACAAACTCGGCCCGGCGTTGGCGGCGGGCAACACGGTGGTCCTCAAGCCGGCGCCGAACACTCCGTTCAACGCGACACGGCTCGGACGTCTGATCGCCGAGAAGACCGACTTCCCAGCCGGTGTCGTCAACGTCGTCACCGCATCCGATCACTTCGTCGGCGAGGAACTGACCATCTCACCGAAGGTCGACATGATCTCGTTCACCGGGTCGACCGTGGTGGGCAAGAGGATCATGGAGAAGGGTGCCGCGACCATGAAGCGGCTGTTCCTCGAACTCGGAGGTAAGTCGGCGACGATCGTTCTGGAGGACGCGGACTTCAACACCGCCTGCCTCATCGGCATCGGCCCGCTCATGCACGCCGGCCAGGGGTGTGCGGCACCGACCCGAATGCTCTTGCCGCGGTCCCGATACGACGAGGGTGTCGCGCTTCTCAAGGCCCTCTACGAGAACATGAGGGCCGCGGACCCGCAGGATCCGGGCACCATCTGCGGCCCGGTCATCTCCGGTAGGCAGCAGGCACGCATCCTCGGATACATCCAGAGGGGCGTCGACGAAGGCGCGACCCTGCTCGTGGGCAGCACCGAGGCACCCAAGGAATTCGACAAGGGGTTCTGGGTCAGTCCGACACTGTTCACCGACGTCGACAATTCGATGACGATCGCGCAGGAGGAGATCTTCGGGCCGGTGCTGGTCGTCATTCCGTACGAGGACGAGGAAGACGCGATCCGGATCGCCAACGACAGCGTGTACGGCCTCGCCGGCAACGTGATGTCGAGCTCGTTGGATCGTTCGCTCGCCGTCGCGCGCCGGCTGCGCGCCGGTTTCATCGGGCTGAACGGGACGGCGGGCTACGGGGCAGACACACCTTTCGGTGGTTACAAGGACAGTGGCGTCGGACGCCAGAACGGGATCGTGGGATTCAGCCAGTACACGGAGGTGAAATCTGTTGCCTACCCGGCCGACGAGCGCTTGCGCGAGGAGCAGTAG
- a CDS encoding SDR family oxidoreductase codes for MGEPRRRDERTVVITGASRGLGFASAVRLYREGWRVVAAMRTPGECAALLREAAGATDDDDRLVCVQLDLMDTASVAAAAKLIEEAVGAPYALVHNAGISAAGVVEETDIELWQKMFATHVMGPVALTKALLPAMRAAGRGRIVLVSSAGGVRGQPAIAPYSAAKGALERWGESMAGEIAPFGLGVTVLVTGTYDTDIITDAGTTDDRNFEGPYARIHATMNTRGRFAMRLARPPERFTDGLVKALADEKPFRRRGVGPDASMLLMFNRILPAAGMHHMSRLVMGIPRQGAMTDGAYPLTTAQKAMVFAAKVLPEPVLMRLVSLATRLTPTKEEPRQEGSANDA; via the coding sequence ATGGGTGAGCCGCGCCGCCGCGACGAGCGGACAGTCGTCATCACGGGTGCATCGCGCGGACTTGGTTTCGCCTCGGCCGTACGCCTCTACCGCGAGGGGTGGCGCGTGGTGGCCGCGATGCGCACACCCGGTGAGTGCGCTGCGTTACTACGCGAGGCCGCCGGAGCCACCGATGACGACGACCGTCTGGTCTGCGTGCAACTCGACCTCATGGACACGGCCTCGGTCGCCGCGGCGGCCAAGTTGATCGAGGAGGCCGTCGGCGCGCCATATGCCCTGGTGCACAACGCCGGGATCTCCGCTGCGGGAGTGGTGGAGGAGACCGACATCGAGTTGTGGCAGAAGATGTTCGCGACGCACGTGATGGGTCCGGTCGCGCTGACGAAGGCGTTGCTCCCGGCGATGCGCGCGGCGGGCCGCGGGCGAATCGTACTCGTGTCGAGTGCAGGTGGAGTGCGAGGCCAGCCTGCCATCGCACCGTACTCGGCGGCGAAGGGGGCGCTGGAGCGTTGGGGTGAGTCGATGGCGGGGGAGATCGCACCGTTCGGTCTCGGCGTGACCGTTCTGGTGACCGGTACCTACGACACCGACATCATCACCGACGCGGGGACCACCGACGACCGGAACTTCGAAGGGCCGTATGCCCGCATCCATGCCACCATGAACACCCGCGGGCGGTTCGCGATGCGGTTGGCGCGGCCACCGGAACGATTCACCGACGGACTGGTCAAGGCGTTGGCGGACGAGAAACCGTTCCGCCGTCGCGGTGTCGGGCCCGACGCATCCATGCTGTTGATGTTCAACCGGATTCTCCCGGCCGCGGGAATGCACCACATGTCGAGGCTCGTGATGGGAATCCCTCGGCAGGGTGCCATGACGGACGGGGCCTACCCGTTGACGACTGCGCAGAAGGCAATGGTGTTCGCGGCCAAGGTGCTGCCCGAGCCGGTTCTCATGCGGTTGGTGTCGCTGGCCACGCGGCTCACGCCCACCAAGGAGGAACCTCGACAAGAGGGGAGTGCCAACGATGCCTGA
- a CDS encoding spirocyclase AveC family protein, producing MTTKDPLVSDGQTREKPTEKRNWGGWIGFLALVAFLSFFALSSRRNLDPRVANPDVEGRPRPVEFIFGWDDWIYLHEVGTVLALIALVVVFIVGWKRNPGSPVMLMFLCTTLIVWQDPIMNWAPFAVYNPELLHWPESWPLVSLSPTVEPFLVFGYVMFYFAPYFPSVWILRKLQAKKGPQSFFSRHPLISLGSLALVIGFIFDACLEIFLVRTGMYIYSQVIPFGSVFAGTTFQFPLIWESFAVCFVMVPAAILCYRDDTGKSVAEKLSARAKLFRSKPALGTFLVMFVIINVSYFAYGAWFAVIKASGAATSVACPWPYPEAKVYDPQGYYEKAGAEGPFSVGIWSTWMSGQPDGRPDVEPPPPGEGACAVENQNG from the coding sequence ATGACCACGAAGGATCCGCTGGTATCCGACGGGCAGACCCGCGAGAAGCCCACTGAGAAGCGAAACTGGGGAGGGTGGATCGGATTCCTCGCGCTGGTCGCGTTTCTCAGCTTCTTCGCGCTCTCCTCGCGTCGAAATCTCGATCCCCGCGTCGCTAATCCGGACGTCGAAGGCAGACCGCGGCCCGTCGAGTTCATCTTCGGCTGGGACGACTGGATCTACCTGCACGAAGTCGGCACGGTACTGGCCCTGATCGCACTCGTCGTCGTCTTCATCGTCGGCTGGAAGCGCAATCCGGGCAGTCCGGTGATGCTGATGTTCCTGTGCACCACGCTGATCGTGTGGCAGGACCCGATCATGAACTGGGCGCCGTTCGCGGTGTACAACCCTGAACTGCTCCACTGGCCAGAGTCCTGGCCGCTGGTGTCGTTGTCTCCCACGGTGGAACCGTTCCTGGTGTTCGGCTATGTGATGTTCTACTTCGCGCCCTACTTCCCATCGGTGTGGATCCTGCGCAAATTGCAGGCGAAGAAGGGGCCGCAGTCGTTCTTCTCACGGCATCCGCTGATCAGCCTCGGCTCGCTGGCCCTCGTCATCGGTTTCATCTTTGATGCATGTCTCGAGATCTTCCTCGTGCGCACCGGGATGTACATCTACTCGCAGGTCATCCCGTTCGGATCGGTGTTCGCCGGCACGACGTTCCAGTTCCCTCTCATCTGGGAGTCGTTCGCCGTCTGCTTCGTGATGGTTCCGGCCGCCATCCTCTGTTACCGCGACGACACCGGTAAGTCGGTGGCCGAGAAGCTCTCTGCCAGGGCGAAGTTGTTCCGTTCCAAGCCGGCGCTGGGCACCTTCCTGGTGATGTTCGTGATCATCAACGTGTCGTACTTCGCCTACGGAGCGTGGTTCGCGGTGATCAAGGCCAGCGGAGCCGCTACGTCGGTGGCCTGCCCGTGGCCCTATCCAGAGGCGAAAGTGTATGACCCGCAGGGTTATTACGAGAAGGCCGGGGCGGAGGGGCCATTCTCGGTCGGCATCTGGTCGACGTGGATGAGTGGGCAACCCGACGGGCGGCCCGACGTCGAGCCTCCGCCACCGGGCGAAGGTGCCTGCGCAGTTGAGAACCAGAATGGGTGA
- a CDS encoding nitric oxide reductase activation protein NorD, producing MLASVLAGQPVAVAPLPSGEPSWTDGQTVFVDPTAGGRANLDSVAVHASLIAAGSLDSEIMAKLVMRPRIARRYAVVEGHRALFANRDLLPGALASLADPHVAGRSDSPAASLSLASGKEALDEAPAVFGVVRARKVIAANSKAAVQADHETVGHVPRREATEDLEELDDGEVDDTDDPDLFTSPVGGGGSVGKWLKKLLSSARKSGGSGGGPPGADSPTHRTNSANRGAYAVSSTATASGDDVPDVMTDGLKYPEWDGKRKAYRPDWCTVREVEARIKASAPQAIESAVNVRRPLARLGMGLHRRHRQFQGDDIDIDAAIEARVEVIAGSVPDEAVYLDSLRRRRDLSVLLLLDVSGSTAEPGTVGRTVHQQQRTAVANLTVALNDLGDRVALYAYYSQGRTAVTMVPVKRFDDHLDARVVRRLNSLEPGAYSRLGAAIRHGSAVLESRGGTSRRLLVVISDGLAYDHGYERAYGAADARRALTEARRRGTGCVCLTIGASTDVASLQRVFGSAAHATIAGPDQLAGVVGPLFRSALRSAEVRRRVS from the coding sequence ATGTTGGCATCGGTGCTTGCGGGTCAACCCGTGGCGGTGGCCCCGCTGCCGTCAGGAGAGCCATCGTGGACCGACGGGCAGACCGTGTTCGTCGATCCGACCGCAGGCGGCCGCGCGAATCTCGATTCGGTTGCGGTGCACGCGTCGCTGATAGCTGCGGGCAGCCTCGACTCCGAGATCATGGCGAAGCTGGTCATGCGTCCTCGGATAGCCAGGCGGTATGCGGTCGTCGAAGGTCATCGGGCGTTGTTCGCCAACCGGGATCTGCTGCCGGGCGCGCTGGCCTCGCTGGCCGACCCGCACGTCGCGGGCCGCAGCGATTCGCCGGCGGCGTCGTTGTCGTTGGCGTCGGGCAAGGAGGCGCTCGACGAGGCCCCTGCGGTGTTCGGTGTCGTCCGTGCCAGGAAGGTCATCGCCGCGAACAGCAAGGCTGCCGTGCAGGCCGACCACGAGACCGTTGGCCACGTCCCGCGTCGGGAGGCCACGGAAGATCTCGAAGAACTCGACGATGGCGAGGTGGACGACACTGACGACCCGGACCTGTTCACCAGTCCCGTCGGCGGTGGGGGCTCCGTCGGAAAGTGGTTGAAGAAGCTGCTGTCGTCGGCGCGCAAGAGCGGCGGCAGCGGTGGCGGTCCACCCGGTGCTGATTCACCCACCCACCGGACGAATTCGGCGAACCGAGGCGCCTACGCGGTGTCGTCGACGGCCACGGCATCCGGTGACGACGTCCCCGATGTCATGACCGACGGCCTGAAGTATCCCGAGTGGGACGGGAAACGCAAGGCGTACCGACCCGACTGGTGCACGGTCCGTGAAGTCGAAGCGAGGATCAAAGCCTCGGCTCCCCAGGCGATCGAGAGTGCCGTCAATGTGCGTAGGCCGCTGGCCCGACTGGGGATGGGGCTGCACCGGCGGCACCGGCAGTTCCAAGGCGATGACATAGACATCGACGCGGCCATCGAAGCGCGCGTGGAGGTGATCGCGGGATCGGTGCCCGACGAGGCCGTCTACCTCGACAGCCTGCGTCGGCGTCGTGATCTGTCCGTTCTCCTCCTGCTGGACGTCTCGGGATCGACAGCTGAGCCCGGGACCGTCGGCCGAACGGTGCATCAGCAGCAACGCACCGCGGTCGCGAACCTCACGGTCGCACTCAACGACCTCGGCGACCGGGTGGCGCTGTACGCCTACTACTCACAGGGGCGCACCGCGGTCACCATGGTGCCCGTCAAGCGGTTCGACGATCACCTCGACGCGAGGGTCGTCAGGCGGTTGAACAGCTTGGAACCGGGTGCCTACTCCCGGCTGGGCGCCGCGATCCGCCACGGGTCGGCTGTCCTGGAGTCCCGCGGCGGAACGTCGCGCCGACTGTTGGTGGTGATCTCCGACGGGCTTGCCTACGACCACGGCTACGAGCGGGCATACGGGGCTGCTGATGCCAGACGTGCGCTGACGGAGGCCCGCCGCCGCGGTACGGGGTGCGTCTGCCTCACCATCGGCGCGAGCACGGACGTGGCGTCGCTGCAACGGGTGTTCGGCAGCGCGGCGCACGCGACGATCGCCGGTCCGGACCAACTCGCCGGTGTGGTCGGCCCCCTTTTCCGGTCGGCCCTTCGTTCTGCGGAGGTACGGCGTCGTGTGTCGTAG
- a CDS encoding acyl-CoA dehydrogenase family protein, with translation MNLELTDEQRALRDTVRRFLAEKASMADHVRPMLTDPTGTTDAVWNGLAALGTTALLIPAEFGGEGASMLEAGVALEELGAALHPGPWLSSAVAAPRALGRFGVTNEAAALYGALADGSTIATVALAGERTPTVHRDGAGLTLRGELDRVSDAAAADVLLVPVGDSERTDLIAVATSSPAVSITPISGIDQSRKLFRVCLDDAPGQVVGVSDGQAVRALVDDLLIAHGCDAVGAAGRVLAMTVDYAKVRHQFGRPIGSFQAVAHLCVDMHEIVELARSGVLYALWAADHADPEDRHRAALRVKAFAGHLTGVADRAIQVFGGIGFTWEHDAQLYLKRLLSFSRFMGGPGTYLQQLGAALAAAHLHQRRSEAHTA, from the coding sequence ATGAACCTCGAACTCACCGACGAGCAGCGGGCGCTCCGCGACACCGTCCGCCGTTTCCTTGCCGAGAAGGCATCCATGGCCGACCACGTCCGCCCCATGCTCACCGACCCGACGGGTACGACGGACGCGGTCTGGAACGGGCTGGCGGCGCTCGGCACCACCGCGCTGCTGATTCCCGCCGAGTTCGGCGGCGAGGGCGCGTCGATGCTCGAGGCGGGAGTCGCACTCGAGGAGCTGGGCGCGGCGCTGCACCCGGGGCCGTGGCTGTCCAGTGCGGTGGCAGCACCGCGTGCCCTCGGCCGTTTCGGAGTCACGAACGAAGCGGCGGCACTGTACGGCGCGCTGGCCGACGGGTCCACGATCGCGACCGTCGCCCTCGCGGGCGAGAGGACGCCGACGGTGCACCGCGACGGCGCCGGTCTGACGCTTCGCGGTGAACTCGATCGCGTCTCCGACGCGGCGGCCGCGGATGTCCTCCTGGTACCCGTCGGCGACTCGGAGCGCACCGACCTCATCGCCGTCGCGACCTCGTCGCCGGCCGTCTCGATCACGCCGATTTCGGGAATCGATCAGAGCCGCAAGTTGTTTCGGGTGTGTCTCGACGATGCGCCTGGGCAGGTCGTGGGAGTCTCCGACGGGCAGGCGGTCCGGGCGCTCGTCGACGATCTTCTCATTGCACACGGGTGTGACGCGGTGGGGGCGGCCGGCCGAGTCCTCGCGATGACCGTCGACTACGCCAAGGTGCGCCACCAGTTCGGTCGGCCCATCGGCAGTTTCCAGGCGGTCGCGCACCTCTGTGTGGACATGCACGAAATCGTGGAGCTCGCGCGCAGCGGCGTGCTGTACGCACTGTGGGCCGCCGACCACGCGGACCCGGAGGATCGCCACCGCGCCGCACTGCGAGTCAAGGCGTTCGCCGGGCACCTGACCGGCGTTGCGGACCGGGCGATCCAGGTGTTCGGCGGAATCGGGTTCACCTGGGAACACGACGCGCAGCTCTATCTCAAGCGATTGCTGAGTTTCAGTCGCTTCATGGGCGGGCCCGGGACCTATCTACAACAGCTCGGCGCCGCACTGGCCGCGGCGCATCTTCACCAACGCCGGTCGGAGGCACACACAGCGTGA